A genomic window from Quercus lobata isolate SW786 chromosome 10, ValleyOak3.0 Primary Assembly, whole genome shotgun sequence includes:
- the LOC115963897 gene encoding F-box/LRR-repeat protein At5g63520-like, with product MCLTGTDCAGGTGGGGISKINDDVLQNILGRLPALTFASAACVSKSWNHVCSRFLTRPKLASALSLNPSLQEAVKEVFDKVLSEPIRPQFAIAFIGVQFNLKETHKLITEKLGGEIPIITNAASGIIGVDAKTNVLREVKWELGDEDGTNCEEYNTVSNLNRGIVLVVGFVPGLKLAAVPLIRPKKGNQMAMVDKFVIDIMNYTASVSGCTSPTGIIMFGDQTIDMKPVIAKMDHAMPEETTIVGDASGNFLFRSGDSSHSYSGDLYFFDAVALVFARDKAKSHGIGETQFYVTLSTGVIPFGPQLTAVSVRMKDQGCSWLSASMEGYHEILGGQDLLDSINEVMDQDEIDESPDLYIGVTQHRECSIGSVQLRSATSLAFYEVLGGDNQYFVVDGVGIKPGDSFLFYHSDSETASSSCANVFEDLEALKTGSNDKDHRDIIGVADNGLKKEVFGGFIFSCHLRGESYFGRPNVDSDPFSLNFPNVPLAGLFCTEEIGRDSPGSSAQREGQEPSFGRCCLHVYSTVYLVMSYVPPPLEL from the exons ATGTGTCTTACCGGTACAGACTGTGCCGGAGGAACCGGAGGAGGAGGGATTTCTAAAATAAACGATGACGTTTTGCAGAACATTCTAGGGAGGTTGCCAGCCTTAACCTTCGCATCAGCTGCGTGCGTTAGCAAATCCTGGAATCATGTATGCAGTCGATTCCTCACGCGCCCTAAGCTCGCGTcggctctctctctcaaccccTCTCTACAA gAAGCTGTGAAAGAGGTATTTGATAAGGTGCTTTCGGAGCCAATTCGTCCACAATTTGCAATCGCATTCATTGGCGTGCAATTCAACTTGAAAGAGACTCACAAACTT ATTACAGAAAAGCTAGGCGGTGAGATTCCTATAATTACTAATGCTGCCAGTGGAATCATTGGTGTCGATGCGAAAACTAATGTGCTCAGAGAG GTGAAGTGGGAATTAGGAGATGAGGATGGTACTAATTGTGAGGAATATAATACTGTAAGTAATTTAAACCGAGGGATTGTTTTGGTTGTTGGATTTGTACCTGGGCTCAAACTTGCTGCTGTCCCGCTTATACGGCCTAAGAAG GGAAATCAAATGGCCATGGTTGACAAGTTTGTGATTGATATTATGAATTATACAGCATCTGTTTCGGGTTGTACATCTCCAACTGGCATCATAATGTTTGGA GATCAAACTATTGACATGAAACCCGTTATTGCAAAGATGG ATCACGCTATGCCTGAGGAAACAACCATCGTGGGTGATGCAAGTGGTAACTTCCTGTTCAGAAGTGGGGATAGCTCTCACAGCTACAGTGGGGATTTGTACTTTTTTGATGCTGTTGCTCTTGTATTTGCAAGGGACAAAGCAAAGTCTCATG GTATAGGGGAAACTCAGTTCTATGTTACACTGTCAACTGGTGTAATTCCATTTGGTCCTCAACTCACGGCAGTTTCTGTGAGAATGAAAGATCAAGGATGTTCGTGGCTCTCTGCCAGCATGGAAGGATATCATGAGATTCTTGGTGGCCAAGATCTTTTAGACAGTATTAATGAAGTG ATGGATCAAGATGAAATCGATGAGTCTCCTGATTTGTACATTGGGGTCACACAACATAGAGAATGCTCCATTGGGTCAGTCCAATTGAGATCGGCAACATCCTTGGCATTTTATGAAGTTTTAGG TGGAGATAATCAGTACTTTGTTGTTGATGGTGTTGGTATCAAACCTGGTGACTCCTTCCTATTCTACCATTCTGATTCTGAAACTGCATCATCTTCTTGTGCCAATGTCTTTGAAGATCTTGAAGCTTTGAAGACAGGTTCGAATGACAAAGATCACCGTGACATAATAGGTGTTGCTGATAATGGTCTGAAGAAAGAAGTCTTTGGAGGCTTTATCTTCTCTTGCCATCTTCGTGGTGAGTCATACTTCGGACGCCCTAATGTTGATAGTGACCCATTCTCTTTGAACTTTCCGAATGTACCACTAGCAGGCTTATTTTGTACTGAGGAAATCGGGCGTGACTCTCCAGGCTCAAGTGCACAAAGGGAGGGTCAAGAGCCGTCTTTTGGCCGATGTTGCCTGCATGTTTATAGCACAGTTTATTTAGTGATGTCATATGTTCCTCCACCTTTGGAGCTCTGA